Below is a genomic region from Dioscorea cayenensis subsp. rotundata cultivar TDr96_F1 chromosome 14, TDr96_F1_v2_PseudoChromosome.rev07_lg8_w22 25.fasta, whole genome shotgun sequence.
TCTTCGACCTCGACCTCCATCACCACCTTCCACGGCCCCTGCTTCGTCGTCGGCGACAACATCGACACCGACCAGATCATCCCCGCCGAGCACCTCACCCTCGTGCCCTCCAAACCCGATGAGTACCGCAAGCTCGGAACCCTAGCCCTAATCGGGCTCCCTTCCTCCCTCTACCCCACCCCCTTCGTCCCCCCTGACTCCCCTTCCACCCACTACCCCATCATCATCGCCGGCGCCAACTTCGGCTGCGGCTCCTCCCGCGAGCACGCCCCCGTTGCTCTCGGCGCCGCCGGAGCCCACGCCGTTGTTGCAGAGTCCTACGCGCGGATTTTCTTCCGTAATTCCGTTGCCACCGGCGAGATCTACCCGCTGGAGACGGAGACCGTGGGGTTGTATCGTGAGTGCACCACCGGCGACGTGGTCACCGTGGATCTCGCCGGCAGCCGGTTGATCAATCACACCACCGGAAAGGAGTACAAGCTGAAGCCGATCGGCGATGCAGGGCCCGTCATCGAGGCTGGAGGGATCTTCGCGTACGTGAGGAAAACGGGCATGATTGCTTCATCTCCATCATCCGCATAAAATTTGAAggtaaaaaaaaccctaattttctcCAATCTCTACTTTacaaaaccctaaatttactactattaatttatgaatttggGTTCAGTTTCATTTGTTAatccattttgtttttttcaatcaattccAAACTCTTTCTTAATGTTTCAATTTTcaaagccatatatatatattacttctCTGTTTTCATTCATTGTTGTTCTGTGGAAACCTTGTATGACCTTTTGTTTTACAATTTGTTTCAATTGATTAGTTCTCTTGATCTATTCTTATTGCAGTAGAATGTTTGGGCCATGAATTTTATGAGATTTGCTTTTTCTTTAATGGTACCAAGCATGATCCATTTTTTGCATGTGTTCTTTCTCTTAATCCAGTTCCAAACTCTTTGCTGATGTTTCAGATTTCTAATGCATGTGTTACTGATCTATTTACATTGTGGTGCTGCAAGGCATCAATTCTCTTAACTTCATCcttgtaaacaaataaacaataagcCTTTTGTGTATTCAGTTAACCATTTgatttcaaatgtttttttgtcATTAATCTTTCGTTTAAACCACTACCAGTTCTAAGATAGAGTTATTGTTTATAATGCcctcaaataaaaacatgtttattcTGAACCTGAATTGAAGAAATGTTAGTTATATTGGTCCTCTGGCTACTGTGGCACTAGATGTGTGGTGTGTCAAGACTAACTAATCCATTTATGTTGGTGGCCAAAACGAATATAATTTAACATGCGAGACCAAATCGAATAATTAGTCCACTCCAGCCCTTTTGGTTCTTTagatcttgttttttttatgattctgCAGTTTTTAGTGGTAGAAAATATGATCTGTGGTAATTTTTTAAACAGGGTTATGTTTTAAATGGTTGTTCTTATGATTTTGTATCAGCTTGCTTATGATGTCTCAAATTTAAATGATTCATTAGGAGCATTAAAGGAAACTGAAAACTTATTGCCTTAGAAATCCATGAAAAACCCTAACATTTGCCTGCTTTACCAATTCTGGTGCCCATATTATTATGCATGGTTCATAACACCAACATTAGATGTGAATTCCCCTGCATTTGAATTTCTAGTTTGGACTAGCTGTTTCACATGTCAGTGTTCTAACGGCTAATAGTTTATGTTCTCCATTGTCCAGGTTCTTTGCAGTCCTAACATTGCACAACAGTGAACATAGAGGAGACTGGTTTCCTCTGACTATTGTTACTTTGGATTTACTATCAATCAAAATGAACTAGTGTTGCTAGTTATGTATGAACTAGATGAAGCTCTTATTATTTGTCTGATATGTGGCTGGAAGGAtttatttgtgataaaattgttaattgttGAAATTATGGTGGTTTATTAAAAGCGCCTTGAGGTGAATTTATTGAGAAAATTGTTgcaatttaaagtaaaattgaCAAGTCTAAACCTTTTGCACTTAGATGGTTCCATCTTAGATAGAGTGCGGTGGTGTTTCTTGAACATCACAAGACAACAAGTCAACAACTGAGATATCTGTCATATGAGAAGGTCTCCTTTGTATATTCATGCATTGAAGAGTCAGTTTCAATCCTAATTAAACTTCATCTGCTTAATCCACATGAGATTGAGGTGGTAgtgtatatttgtttatctttcagTGTAGACAATCTAATTTGATTGGACTTTGGTGGGATACACACAATGCACATatatttggtgtatttgaataaCCCTTTCCAAATGgaatataattataagaaaactaCTTGCAGTTCCACGACACTAGACCTTCTTGAGCATAAGAAACAACATGGAtatcatatatttatgatttatcaatCCTTTTGTTTATACCCAAGGTCTATTTAGGGTTTATTGTTCCAAACTTGCTAACGCCTATGCAGTAGGCACACACTACCTATCTGTCGCTTGACTTATATGCTCTCTTATCCATTGagaaaattaatataatcaCTGGTTGATGTAGTATCACATTGACATGTTTAGTgagtaattattattaatttataggCTTTGAGATCATTGACTTGTCTTCATGCTTCAAGTCTTTGTCTCCTCTTTATGGTCCATGTagcccttttcattttttttttctttttaatgtttttctgcTGTTTAAGATTCTTGCTTGTTTGTAGGCTAAAGCAGTGACAGTCATAATGATTTATGTTGGTTTCTTTTATTTAGTATGAGAGGGATGATGGAAATGGCTTCATTAAACAAGATTAGATTCCTTTTTATCAAGTATGAGAGTACATTGACCTCCATGCGTGACAATCTTACTCATGGATCTTTTGACTATACATGTTAAGTGCTCTTAACGGAACAATCATGATTTGAAAACAGAATTAATATCAAGCTCCCAATTATCATCACTAAACATTAAAATGCAAATTTGTATAAATGATGAAATGTGCTTAAATTCAATAACAAAAAGTGAATATAGAAAATTCTAAAACTAGtgatttcttcttcaatgacagCATGagcataaaaataatagttCTTGAGAGTTCGAAAATGAAACTAAATCTTAGGTAATCATCAATAGTGACAAATAAGTAATTGAGTGGTAATTTCGATATACActaaaaagaattatataaacTCTCATTTTTACcgcattcaaaaaaatatataagtaattaAAGTCACatccaataaaatatataaataatttaattcaataagaaaacaaattaagcGTAAACCTTCA
It encodes:
- the LOC120275870 gene encoding 3-isopropylmalate dehydratase small subunit 1-like, whose amino-acid sequence is MAMVAATTAAAAAKPFLSPVRSQSSYLPFLSLSYTLKSSSHCSTFPILRSSIRPQPNSKPFAISASSSTSTSITTFHGPCFVVGDNIDTDQIIPAEHLTLVPSKPDEYRKLGTLALIGLPSSLYPTPFVPPDSPSTHYPIIIAGANFGCGSSREHAPVALGAAGAHAVVAESYARIFFRNSVATGEIYPLETETVGLYRECTTGDVVTVDLAGSRLINHTTGKEYKLKPIGDAGPVIEAGGIFAYVRKTGMIASSPSSA